In Desulfosudis oleivorans Hxd3, the DNA window CGATCACCGACGGGTCGCCCTCGTTGATCTTGTCGATGCCCCGGGCGATCAGGGACCGGGGCCAGGGCCACCGGCCCAGCTTTTCAATGGATTCATCGTCGATGTCGACGATCACGATGGTATCGGAGGGGTCGGGCCGGCCCTTGACCTTCATCACGGTGTCGTAAAGCTTGAGCCCCAGGGTATCGAAGAATTCCACCCGGACAAGGGTGATGAAAAGAAAGGCGAGTGTCAGCAGCAGGCCGAATATAAGCGTCGGATGTTTTTTTATAAAATTCATTCAGACCCGCGTTTGCATCCATGGTTAAAGTTGCCGAAGTATAAGCAAATTGCCCGGACAGTGTCAATGAAAAACACAGATCGCCGGGCACCGCTGGTTGTGGGGTTCCATTACGAAGGGACAGGGCTCTCAAGGACGGCTGCCCGCATCTGGCAAGGTTCTTTTTCCAAACGCAATCGGGCTGATGAAACCGCTGCTTTGATCCCCATGTCGATAACGATTGGGATTTTTCAGCGGATATGGCATATTCTACAGTGCGGCACCGGTGTGGGGCCAATGGTCATGAAGGAGACCAATTAATGATAAGACGGAATGGGCGGACAGGGAGTGGGCGTTGCCGCATGGCGGCTGTGTATGCCGTGGCGGCGGTGCTGCTGTTTCTGGCCGGGCCGGTTTACGCCGGCGACATTCGGCCGGTCTGCCTGGCCATGGATATCTTCACCCCGCTGGAGCGGACCTTTTTTGAAGACCTGGCCGACGGCGGATTGAGCGGGTATGACGATTACGACGCGTTTCTGATCGCTTCGGGCATCGTGGACCCCCGCGCGTTTTCCCGGTACCGGCCACGAATACGGGCCATTCGCAGCCGTGCCCTGGCCGGCGTGGACCGGAACGCGGCCCCCTACGACCGGGGAAAAACCCTGCTGTTCTGGCTCCATGATAATGTGCTGCGGACCTATTCAGAAACCTCCAATCTGGCCGGCGACCTGCTGGACAAGGGAGCGTTCAACTGCCTCTCGTCCACCATTCTGTATTGCCTGCTGGCAAAAGACCTGGGCCTGTCCGTGTCCGGCGTGCTGGCGCCGGGCCACACCTTCTGCCTTCTGGCCGACGGGGACCGGCAAATCGTGGTGGAAACCACCAACCGGTACGGGTTTGAGCCGGGCCGGGTGGAAGAAGAAGCCATTGAGGGCGGGGTCCGCCAGGTGACGGTGCCGGAGACGGTCTACGAGACGACAAAGACTGTGCCGCTTTACGGCCTGATGGCCCTGCTTTATGTCAACACCCTGGATATGTCCACGCTGGCGGTGGGCCAGGGGGAGACCGGCTGCCTGCCCCGGTTTGCCAAGGTCTGTCTTTTTGACCCGGAAAACGGTCTGTTTGCCGACAATCTGGCCGCCTGCCTGAACAACCTGGCGGTGTCGGCCCTGGGGCAGGAACGGCTGGAACCGGCCTATCTCCTTATTCAGCAGGGCAAGGCCCTGGGCAGAGCCCCTTTTGACGATCTTGAAGTGCAGTACTACAACCAGATGGCCGAACAGCAGGCAGGTTCCGGGGATTTTAACGGTGCTGTTCAGACCCTGTGGACTGCCTTGCAGCTTTATCCCGAAAACCCCGTGCTGGACAACAATATCCTTTATTATTATGGGTTGTGGGCCGACACCTTTCGGACCCGGTCCGACACCGGCGGCGTTGTCCGGGTGTTTCTGGCGGCCCGGCAGATGCTGCCCGGCAGCGCCGCCGTTTCAGAGGGCCTGAAGGCCGCCTTTTACAACCACGCGGTGGACGCCTACAACCGGCAGGACTTTGACGCGGCCCGGTCCATCTGCCAGGAGGCCCTGGGGCTTTTCCCGGGAGAAGGGGCGTTTCTGGAGATTCTGAATGCCATTCCGCAAGACCCGCCGGCCTGGCAGTGGGGGCGGTAACCGGCTCAGCGCCAGCGATGAATCGTGACAAAGAGGATCAGGCCGAATATCTCCAGCCGGCCCACCAGCATATCGGCCGTCAATATCCATTTTACCAGGTCGGGTAGATGGCTGTAGTTCCCCATGGATCCAACGGTTCCAAACCCCGGCCCCACGTTCCCCATGGCGGCGGCCGCGCCTGAGAATGCAGTCATGATATCCACTCCGAACCCGGTAATCGCAAGGGTGGAGACCAGCAGGACCCCCAGGTAGATCAGGATATAGGTCAGGGCGGTTTCCACCACCTCGTCATCTACGGCAGCCTGGTTGACCTTGACCACCACTACCGACTTGGGGTGACGCAGCCGCACCAGGCGGCGGGC includes these proteins:
- a CDS encoding tetratricopeptide repeat protein is translated as MAAVYAVAAVLLFLAGPVYAGDIRPVCLAMDIFTPLERTFFEDLADGGLSGYDDYDAFLIASGIVDPRAFSRYRPRIRAIRSRALAGVDRNAAPYDRGKTLLFWLHDNVLRTYSETSNLAGDLLDKGAFNCLSSTILYCLLAKDLGLSVSGVLAPGHTFCLLADGDRQIVVETTNRYGFEPGRVEEEAIEGGVRQVTVPETVYETTKTVPLYGLMALLYVNTLDMSTLAVGQGETGCLPRFAKVCLFDPENGLFADNLAACLNNLAVSALGQERLEPAYLLIQQGKALGRAPFDDLEVQYYNQMAEQQAGSGDFNGAVQTLWTALQLYPENPVLDNNILYYYGLWADTFRTRSDTGGVVRVFLAARQMLPGSAAVSEGLKAAFYNHAVDAYNRQDFDAARSICQEALGLFPGEGAFLEILNAIPQDPPAWQWGR